Part of the Lotus japonicus ecotype B-129 chromosome 6, LjGifu_v1.2 genome, CATTACACGGCAGAGTCGCTTCCTTTCATGCTCAGAAAGTGTTGGATGTGCCTGTTAATTTGTttcacaataaaaaaaaatccagaagTCCAAATCAATGTGGAAAGTGAAGCTGAGCCACTAGACATTCCTACTGATTGCTCTAGAATGAGTGAAGCACACATATAtaacatgtttggtttcacgATTTGCACAAAATTCAAGGGAGATTTATCAGAAGCTAAAGACGTGATTGTAGAGCATTTTACAGTGAAACCAAATATGGTAGTATTAGTAGTATCTCAAAAGCTCTTTTGTATTCCCCCTTTGCCAAACTAATGGATATAAATCTAACCTTCTCTATGAAACAAATCATTTTGCTAGGGAATTGATCGATATTATATTTAGTGATCTTATATGTGTGATATAATAGATACATTAATGTTTCATCAGCACATAATTTCAACCTTCACCCAGAgtgagaaagaaataaaaaaatagttgtGAGAGATATGATGGGTGATGTGATTGAGGAATGAGagaaagatagaaagaaaaagaaaaaagagtgaAATGGAGATGGAAAAAAAAGGTGGGATTCAGGAAATTCGGGGAATAAAAAAGCCCTATAACTAAAATGTATTGCCACTGAAAATAGATTCACCAATCAACTTTTCCCTTTATTATGATGAATATTGAATACAATAAATAAGCATGCAAAGTTATCATGAAACCCaaattttcatttcaaatttcatCATGTTGTTTTACCAAAGTATAATGAAGTATAACCTTAGATAACtcaaaaacattaaaaacaagatcAATAACATTTTTGCTTCGTTTTTCCATAGAAACAGGAAATAATTACCTTAAGATAGGAATCAATTGCTCTGTAGAGTCCATCATCACAGGTCCTAGCTGACTCTGGCAAAgcttctgccagtacttgaaacTTTGTGAGGGAAAGGTTTCTATCCCTGGACACCTCAGTGAGATAACTGTCAACAAGCCTAGCCACTCTTGCCTTGGCATTAAGGTTACATCCAACAATTTTTTCAGAAAAGGACTTTCTGCCTGGACTAGAACTTTCAGTCAGTTCTTGTACAAGAAAATGCTCCAATAGCCTCTGAATAAGATCCACATCATACACAGTCTCTCCTTTATCATAAGAAGGAATTAGAAGATCAGTCAGTGTAGCCTGCTCAAATTGCATTCCCACTCTTTTCTCTAATTCAGTAACTAGTGCTGGTGCAACCTTTAACATGATTGCCATTCTCAGGAGCCTAAGAAGGAAGCTGCATGAGACACTGTCCTTCTGTGGTGGAATAATGCTGATGAGGCTCTCAATAATCATCCTTTGATCTTTAGCTTGAAGACTTGAAGCGGTGTCATCTCTAGTTCCGGGTCCAGACACAATCATATGAAGTCCACCTTTCCAGCTGGtgctactactactactactattaCTGATACTGAAGTTGCTCGCTTCGTCGCCAGGGATTGTCGTGTCGCTAATCAATCCTGGTAGCCATTTAGTTGCGTAATGCATTATTGCAGCACCAATCAATTCAAATCTCATGCCCTTTACCTTAATGGCAGTAATAACTCTAACAAAGTGATCAATCCTGAGAATAGAGGCATCTTCAAACCACCAATCAGGAGGAACCTGCTGATTCCTACTTGGGCTTGAGTCTTTCAAATCATTCCATTTTGGACTGGGATGTTTTACGGATCTTCCGGTATAGGACCACCTTATCCCTTTTGGATTAGCACAAGCCTTCCAAGCTATGGACTCGCTGCATCGGCGAACAATTTGAAGGTTCTCCGCCCATGGTGAGAGCTTCTCACAGCTTTTCAACACTACAATGGAGTCTCTCCATGAAGACAAAACAACATAGCTAAGGAATGCTTCTGTCTTGAATATGAGATTCCCTTCCTCCAGGTCCTCTGTCATTTCTAGATACTCTGCAGCGCATCTAAGGCCGGAGATGTTGCCTGCTGTTAAATCAACAGCAACTCCATAGCAGAACTTTGCTGCAATTTCAAAAGCCTCAGGTCCACCAGGGATATCATCCATAACTATCTTATTCAAATCTGGGATGCTTGATTCATATATGATTCTGTTCAGCTTTCCACTTCGAGATACCAAAGGATACTTTCACAACAAAACAAAGGGAGAGAAATAGACCCAATATTTATCAGTAAAAAGAAATGAGTAGTCCTTCATCTcttaatataaaaccattgCACAAAAATTCAAACTTTCAGAAACAAGAACAAAATATAGCTACCTACCTTGTGTAAGTGGAAGCTAGTTTCTCCAATTTGAACAAGAAAGTCACTTGGAACATCGGTTGCAACATACCTGCAAGAAAAGGGATTGAGTTCTCAAGACAATACAATAGTACAAGACATGAAATGGATAAGTTAATAGTACAAAACAATATGATATTCATAAAGTTTCTTAATTAGTGGCTGTAACATCTTAATGTGTACTAATTCTTCATTTAACATACCAAGAGTGTCCCCTTTGCACAAATCCTTCTGTCTTGACACCATGCTTGGTTGAAGTGAGAATTCCACCCCCATATTTCTGTGCTGCCGCTGATTCACTTTCTGATTCCCACATGTTGGAGAAACCAGATTCACAGAATGCACTGGTGAAGAATCTAGATGTTTCTCAGTGAAGTAGCTTTAACTCGGTCAcaaccaaaaaaaagaaaaaaacacagaGAAAAAGAGCAAAATGAGGAAGAGGAGGAACCCACATGGGATGGTTGGAGCTTGGAATTATTAGTTATCTTAAAATTGTCGGTTTCTTAGCCAATGAATTGAAGAAGTGTTTACAGGCTGTGCTGGAATGGGCATACACAAGTGAATGATCATTTGAGTTTCTGTTCATTCCAGCTTTGGATGTTTTGGTAGGTACCTCTATAGTCAATGTATAAAAAGGACAAGAAATTCAGTTTCTTGATGCCTGACCATACATACATGTCTCTTCCTTTTCAGCTCATTTTCTTATTCTTTTAGTTGTTATTGATATTTGTTACACCCCAAAACATTCCTTTGACTATGATAAACACACTTCCCTAACAGGATTTGGGGTTAGGATGTTGTCAGTGCCAATTGATTACCAATGAAACCCACCATTTTGGATTTTATAGGATGAAACCTCGTGGTTAGCCATACAAAAAAAggttaaaataaaagacccttTTCCTATACACAAGATTAAATTTACAAAAAAAGGAACTGAAAGGAAAAACAAGTGGTAGTTGAAGGTGGGATGGGAGGCAGAATGACTGTGACTGGTGGCTAAATGTTTCATCCTACTTGTACCAACATGGACAGTTGGCGTTTTTACACCCATTGGTTTCTTGCTTATACAAATCTCCACAAAGGTTGTAATAACTGTCTGATGATGTCTTGAGGAATTGTAAATGAATTATTGGTGGTAGATAATTGCAGTATTGCACCATGAACTGGCAATAGTATGGTCAGAAGGTTTATTAACCTTCAGAtctttcagaatcaattctacacCTACAAAAGCTACTAAGTGTAGCTTCTCCCAGAATCaattgatctcattccaacTTGAAAATTTACTGTGTATCTAAACATGCACTCTGAGAAGATGGGATGCAGGTTTTCAAAAGGTTACAGGTTTTGTACATTAAACTTTTTATGCAGTAACTTTCTTAGTATCTGTACTATAGTAGAAGCTTAGGAAACTACAGAACATAACAAATGGTGTGGTAATCTCTGGTATATGTAGACAAAAACAAGCTTCAAATATTGTCTTTTCTAGAAGCATGTGGAATAATTTCACTGTTTATTGTTTACAGTTCGTTATATCCGAGTAAAATTTGCAGTGTCAAGTAGTACTCAACTTTCAACACGCGCATAGTAATGTCAGTTTGTCTTTTTAGGTTGTCCTTCACTTAAACTTGGTTGAAACCACGTATAGTGTCCCCCAAAAATGGATGGTTTTGGTTTCGCCATGCACAGGGTAATCTAGACCACCAATCAAATCTATCTGAATTTATTTTCCATTGAACAtattcataaaactcatggaGGGGACTTGACATGTCACATTACTCTAGAGACACAACATTTATTGCTGTTATAATGTAAGGGACAATTAAATgctctataatttttttttctgaattaaCTGTTTTTAAATCAATTCCATAGATTAGATTTTGTAGCATGCCACCAACAAGTTGTTGTTGGTCTATAGTAGTGGGCAAAGCTAAATCCCGGTAAGGGTGATGACAAAAGTGTGTTTGAATCTCTAAAAAGTTATATGTTAGAAGAGACTGTCACAATTTTCCGAACAGATTTACATTTAAAGATAGAAAAAATTCTATGACATGCCCGAATGAGTAATTTGGCAATTTAAAAATCCTTATTAAATTACTtgattaaaagttaaaatacaTGCTTTTGGCACTGCACGTGACTTCTACTATCTTTACTTGATTTTTCATAAACACAAGTATCCAAAATTATCCAACAAATATGCAAATATGATACGTAGGCTTGAGCTAAACTTTTCAGACAGAAACATCAGTTTATGCAAAAATCAAAAGGTAGCAAACAAGACAAACAGATGAAATTTAAATTTGTTGAAACTATGTGTAGGATGAAATGATATCATATTGGTGAATATTGAGTAAAATTGATACTGACAGCAGCATTACAACTACGATTAAGGAAAAAGGGGAAAACTGAAGGCTTTGACAACACCAAAGATCCTAGCCAAGGGAATCTTACACTGCAGGTTATTCATTCAGAGTTGTATAAGCAAATTGCAAATGAAGTATACATAATTTCCTCAAGAAGGCAGCAAGTTGATCTCAAATCTCAAAGTCAGTTATTTCCTGGATTGATGTTCTTCTCAATAAGAATCATATTCAGGTTGTTGGCTATATCAGCTAAGCCAGTGGCTCTAAAAGCATCCATAATCTTTTTACACGCAAGCATATCAAAATCTATAGTTGAGTTCTTCCACTGATCAATAACCTCACCTACTTCTTTTACATGACCAAGCATCAGATATGCAGAAATTATGCAGCTATAATTCCTGTTAATCATTTTCTGTTTCGTCATTCTCAACGAATTCCATATCTGATCAAGTTTATCCTTACTTCCCAGCCCAGCATAAAGAATGATCAAGAAGTCATAAGTTATCCATTGACTTTGAGTGATCCTCTTCTCGGTCTCAGCAAGTGAGTTTGAACTTGAATTATCAAGATGACTTGCAGTGACGTATACGTTGGCCAGGTTCAAATATCTTGTCCAACTTTCATTAGAATCAGCACCATGGCTCATTTCATCGAGAATCCTTCGAACTTCATCAATATTAAGAGTAGCAGCACAGGAACTTATCCATAAATTGTACGTAAATATATCTGGGGAGACATTTCGCTGTTTTAGTTCTTCAACAACTGATGGCACCTTTTCAACCTGCCCAACTGACATGTAAAGAGTCATCATTTCATTGTAAGTAAGGGCATCAAAGGAGAGGTTAGAATCCTTTATCCTTTGATATAGTTCCTCAGCTTTTTCAGTCATTTTGGCTCCAGCATAAGAGTGGAGGAGGGCTGTGTAAGTTTCACTTGTCTTTGCAGCAACTGGTAGAGCCTCAAAGTATCGCTCTGCAGCGTCAATGCCGAAAACTTTCGTCATCAAATCTATGCGCATAGCATAATCAGAGTCTGATAAGCCATGTTCTTCATGAGTAATCATCCATTCTGATATCTGAAATCctcaagagtcagaaactgtgaagatatatacctttttttttggtacatgtgAAGATATATACCCAACAGAAAAAAATAGAGTCATATTCATAAAAAGGCTTTTCAAGTCCAATGCAATCTAATCACTAGAAAAGATAGGAACCATTGGAAGGATTTGAACCTGATTGAAAATTATAGTTTTTCAGAGCAAAACTAACATATGAAACTAAAATGAACCAAGAAAAACAGTCAGGAACAACCAAATAAAACTAATTCAAATATATTCACTTCAAGAAACTTGTCTAGTGTTGTGATATATCAAGGGCCTTAGTTAGTACTGAAAAACACTCAAGAGGACCCTTCATTCCAACAACAACAAGCACTGCAGAAATAAGTGAACTGAACTACCTTGCAATCAATCTTCTTCTGAAACTTAACAGAACTGTTAATAATCACTCTTGGAAATTCAATAACATGCTCAAACTAGTTAATATATTAACCATtttaaaaaagacaaaaaaaaactatcccTAATTCACCATCACAGAACTAAAATATccaaaacaaaggaaaaatGGCAAACCTCCAAAGCGTGTTTGTAACGCTGAGATCTTCTAAGCTCTTTGGCAATATCCCGAAGCTCAGACACTGTAACAGAGTTCCCTTCAAGGACCCATTTGTGAAGAATGTTTGTGGCACTTCGCTTGGGGAGCCTTAGCCTCAAGATTCTGCTCCTTAGATCATCATCACTTTCCACAAAATCAGTACTCACAGCACCTGAAGAAACAAATCTGGCTCTGTTGAGGAGACAACGTGATTGATGGTGGTGACTGTTGGTGCTGATGAAACCGCTATTCCTGTGTGATGATGAGAAATTGTACCTGGGTGAATGGATTTGGGAGAAAAATACAAAGATGCAGAATCGATTCAAGTAGGAATTGGCTTACCGCCGGAGAGAGAGGAACAGTGAGCGATACGCCATTGGTGGCGGTTGTCACTTGCTTCCTTCACCTTGTTGGCTGCTGTTTCATTTGATATCAATTTAATCTTTCAATATTAAGAGCAACATAAactttaagatttttttttttgaaataaacatAAACTTTAAGATTAAAAATGAGAGAAATGATGATGGATCgacttgtaatttttttttcacacaGTTAGCCAATCAGATTATAAACGAGGTGCCGATCACATGCGCAAGCAAAAAAAAACTCAAGCACTAAAGAGGGGTTGAAAGAGAAACTAAATGTGTTTTCTTGATGTGCTCCATGCCTGGCCAAATAATCAGCACGGGCGTTAGTGCCTTACCCTCTCTAAAAgtgtgttttagatatgtagAATAGGAACGATTCAACAACTCTTTAATATCCCAAATGAAGGAAGCATAACAATGACAAAACACGGGAAAGGAAAGCACGCCCAATGTCTAACGCCGTTATTGTGATATTAACAACCAATATCTTATCACTCATCCTCAAATTCTCCAAACACATTGAGTTCCTAGCCCTCCAAACCCACCACCGCGTGGCACAAGCGATGGGGGAAGAAGACTAAAGGAGGTGTTGCAGCCACGCCCAGAACATCCGAGCCACCAAACGACAATGCGTCAAATATGAAACCACATTAGTAAACCGACCACATAATGGAAAATAATGATGCACCgacgtgtaattttttttaatacagtCAACCGATCAGATGAGAAATGAGGTATCGATCACATCCgcaagcaacaaaaaaaaaactcaagccCTTAAGAGGGGTCGAAAGGGAAACTAAATATTTTTCTTGACCCAATCCATGCATGGTCAAATGACCATGGTCAAATGACCAACACGAAAGCGTGTTTTAGATCCGCATAATAGGAACGATTTAACAACTCTTTAATATCCCAAATGAAGGAAGCATAGCAATGACAAAACACGGGAAATGAAAGCACGCCCAATGTCTGACGTCGTTATTGTGATATTAACAACCAATATCTTATCACTCATCCTCAAATTCTCCAAACACATTGAGTTCCTAGCCCTCCAAACGTAACCCACCACCGCGTGGCACAAGCGATGGGGAAGAAGACTAAAGGAGGTGTTGCAGCCACGCCTGCCACCAAACGACAATGCGTCAAATATGAAACCACATTAGTAAACCGACCACATAgttcataaaaatattttatttacttgTTTGCTTGATGATTTTAAGTAGTGACGATTGTTTCTACATTAGCTAAAAATATGTAAGAAACAATTTGCTTACTGTATTTTTAGGGGGAGTGTACCTGCATATCCAACAGGAGGTCAACCTGGTGTCAATCCTGCAGCGAAGCAACCCTCCAACGTGCCATCAGGCGCATCGACCTTGGGCTGAAGAAGTTTCGAAGAACTAGTCTAGAGGTTTTTAACATTTTCAACCAAATAAATCTTAAAAATAGATTATCGTGAAAACATTCAAAGAGTATCATACtagttaatgattttttttttgaaattggaatactagttaatgaaattaaataaaaaaataattttcacatatttaaatatgattagttgatttttttgatgtaccaaaaaaaatatgattagTTGATAGTTTAAAAACTGCATTCATAAAatgttaattaaaatattttttatttctcctATGTTTTCACACTCTCTCACACTAAACAATACAAAAATTAGTTTTCATTCTGTAGCTAAATCCTTTTCTATTATTCACCATGATTTTGTGATGGATTATGTCTCGGTAGCAatgaaagttaaaaaaaacaaagtggTGTATCGCCAATGGAAGTGatgattttaaagaaaaaaataggtAAACTTACACTTGTTTGGTAATTAAAAAAAGTTACACCATATTCATAAATAATTGAAATTTAACTATCAAAGTAAATGAGCCTCTCTTGACGTTCTGATCGCCTGTCCTTAATATCTGTCCTTTCTCTCAATGTAAATAACCCTCTCTGACATGTCTATAATATCTGTTTATGAATGAACACTGCAAACACAAACAACAATACTCAGTTCACAATATATAGGTGAAAGGAAAATGCATTCTGCGTGCAATCAACTGGATATTCAAGACAGAGTGTAATAAATTCAGTAACATCAATCACTCTGCAACGCATATGGATATATCCACATCCGAGGCTATGTTCTTTACTAAACATTCAAGCCAAGAAACACCAGATCTTTAGCCTTTGTTATATCAATGTTCGTGTTGTGTCCTTTTTTGTTAACTTTTTCTAAAGGAGAATATCTTATCCTTCTAACTATTTGAAACAATCTCTTAGTCCTAATGAACTTCTTTTATCAGTTAAAGTGTCCAAACAACTACCTTGTTGTTTGATATATCAGGTGCATTTGGAGATTGAACAGGGTAGAACTTGTGAAATTCCATACTCTCAAATGCAGCTCTAGTCTCCTCGCTCATTTCTTCAATGGCTTTTTCCCTAGCTTCTCTCCTACAAAAGAAAAAGCAGGTAAAAGAACCAAAAGCAACACATTATGTGCAGACCCCAACACCACAGTAATAGTACCTCTCTCTTGGCTTTCTTTGCTTCTCGAACCTTTTCCTTGACAAATTCCTAAAGAAAGTAAAAGTATCAGCCAAACTTATCACTTACAGAAATACagaaattatgaaattaaacaaCTACATATCATCTATTATTTTGTACCTTGAAGGCATCCTTTTGATCTTCTGATAATTCTTCTTCCTGTATAACCTCATCAGTAAACTCCTGCAGAATATAAAACAAATCAGTGAAGAGTGAAACATAAGAAAAAGACAAATAAAAgatctttctctcttctcatcCCACAGTGCAGGGAAGTTAAGATTTTTAGAGCTCATTCACATAGCAGCAACATGCACTgattcagagtcaacaacagGAATTGCAAAACAACAAGCAGAAGAATTAAATTCCCAGCAAAATTGATGTCAAGCTTCATGAAAATTGGTTATTACATGATTGAGTTGTAAAAGAACGACTATAATCTCTAAAGTGCTACTGCAAGCTGGCTTGATCTGAAATATTTTAAACTAAAGACAACACAAAGTTAATTCCTTACCTCCAGTTCATCCAACTCCCAATCAAATTCACAGTAGATCTGCAACAAGCAGTACATATGTAAGCATATAGAAAACCAATTATCTAATAAAAAGATAATCAGAAAATTTATTATGTACTGTCATAAGAAAAGAATTATCTCAACAATCCAAATGCTGTCAAATTACTAGGAAAAGATCTCTTTATCATAATCATAATTACCTCCTTTGGCTCAGCTGGAAATATGATTTGCACCTCAGAGTGCTTTTCAATTTCATCTTCCTTAAATGGAGTGTAAAA contains:
- the LOC130724546 gene encoding pentatricopeptide repeat-containing protein At5g09450, mitochondrial, with product MAYRSLFLSLRRNSGFISTNSHHHQSRCLLNRARFVSSGAVSTDFVESDDDLRSRILRLRLPKRSATNILHKWVLEGNSVTVSELRDIAKELRRSQRYKHALEISEWMITHEEHGLSDSDYAMRIDLMTKVFGIDAAERYFEALPVAAKTSETYTALLHSYAGAKMTEKAEELYQRIKDSNLSFDALTYNEMMTLYMSVGQVEKVPSVVEELKQRNVSPDIFTYNLWISSCAATLNIDEVRRILDEMSHGADSNESWTRYLNLANVYVTASHLDNSSSNSLAETEKRITQSQWITYDFLIILYAGLGSKDKLDQIWNSLRMTKQKMINRNYSCIISAYLMLGHVKEVGEVIDQWKNSTIDFDMLACKKIMDAFRATGLADIANNLNMILIEKNINPGNN
- the LOC130722029 gene encoding root phototropism protein 3-like; this translates as MWESESESAAAQKYGGGILTSTKHGVKTEGFVQRGHSWYVATDVPSDFLVQIGETSFHLHKYPLVSRSGKLNRIIYESSIPDLNKIVMDDIPGGPEAFEIAAKFCYGVAVDLTAGNISGLRCAAEYLEMTEDLEEGNLIFKTEAFLSYVVLSSWRDSIVVLKSCEKLSPWAENLQIVRRCSESIAWKACANPKGIRWSYTGRSVKHPSPKWNDLKDSSPSRNQQVPPDWWFEDASILRIDHFVRVITAIKVKGMRFELIGAAIMHYATKWLPGLISDTTIPGDEASNFSISNSSSSSSTSWKGGLHMIVSGPGTRDDTASSLQAKDQRMIIESLISIIPPQKDSVSCSFLLRLLRMAIMLKVAPALVTELEKRVGMQFEQATLTDLLIPSYDKGETVYDVDLIQRLLEHFLVQELTESSSPGRKSFSEKIVGCNLNAKARVARLVDSYLTEVSRDRNLSLTKFQVLAEALPESARTCDDGLYRAIDSYLKAHPTLSEHERKRLCRVMDCQKLSIDACMHAAQNERLPLRVVIQVLFAEQIKISNALATSSLKDVDSLTQPMASNRKTILEGTPQSFQEGWSASKKDINSLKFELESMKAKYLELQSEMESLQKQFDKMLKQKHTSAWSSGWKKLSKLTKMTNVQNHDYSPQVPAIAEQNRRPTRRWRNSIS